TGTAATACATTATCGAAACCGAAAAATGAGGAGCGTTTACAGATGGAGCAAAAAGGGCTGATTTCCGGGGCTTATATCGCGGTGGTTTACCCCTTCGCCGCATTGCTGGAGTTTGTCAAGGTGATCATCCTATACCCTGTGGCCGTGTTTACCGCCCTGTTTGATTTCAGCACGCCATGAGATAAAAAAGTTATGAGTGCTTGAATCACAGAAAAAATGGGCAGTTGCCACCACTGTCGGGCACGTACGTACCCTGTAAGGGTTACGTTCGCCTGATTTTATGCGGGCCAAGGTGCGGGATTGATGGATCATTCTGCAAAATTGCATGGTTATCACCAGAGGGAGAAATGGTCATGATTTCATCGTTTAATATGTCAGCACCGCGCCACGGCAAACTTGGACTTGTCTTCCTTCTTGCCCTTGGCACTGTTTTTTCAGCGGTGGCCGCGTCCCCCAGCATCACCAGCATCACGCCCAACCCGCTGACCTACAGCTCCACTTCGGACACGATCACGCTCAACGGGAGCAATTTTGTCTCGGGCTGCACGGTGACGCTCAAGGACATCACCAACGGGGGAACTTTCGCTAAATCCGTGACCTACGTGAGCAGTTCGCAGATCAAGGTCACGGCCAACTTCACGAACAACACGGCCACGTGGTCCGCCCAGGTGACCTCGCCGACGGCCTCCAACACGGTGCAGTTTCAGGTCAAGGCGGCGGTCACGGCGCCCACCATCACCAGCATCACGCCCAACCCGCTGACCTACAGCTCCACTTCGGACACGATCNNNNNNNNNNNNNNNNNNNNNNNNNNNNNNNNNNNNNNNNNNNNNNNNNNNNNNNNNNNNNNNNNNNNNNNNNNNNNNNNNNNNNNNNNNNNNNNNNNNNCTCGCCGACGGCCTCCAACACGGTGCAGTTTCAGGTCAAGGCGGCGGTCACGGCGGGACCCCCAACTATCAATTCCCCTGGGACATCGTCTGACACAAGTAGCACTGTCTCCACGCTGACCCCAACGTTCTCTTGGACGCCGCCGAGTGGCGGCACCCCGACCAAGTATGGCATATTCATCAGCAAATCCCCTTACGGTCCGGCAAACATAATCTACAGCAATACAGACCTTTCGGGAACAAGTTTCACAATCCCGAGCGGGAATCTTGTGGTCGGCACAAAGTACCGGTGGCAGATGACAAGTTTCACGGGTACCACCGAGAGCGGCGTGTCCAATACGCTGTACTTCCAGACAAATCTGCCAGACCCTTCAACAGGGACTAGGCATGCTTTATTGGTTGGAATTGACAATTATAGTCCTGTGGTACCACTAGAAACGCTCTATTCTTGCGTGAATGATATCCATGGCATCAAAGACACTCTTCTTCTTGGTGATCCTGCAGGACGCTGGCCAAGCGCGAATATACAAGAATTAACAAATACAAATGCAACAGCTTCAAATATACGCCATTATTTTCAGCAATTGTCGGCGCAAGCTGGACCTGATGATATAGTTCTATACGCCCATTCAAGCCATGGCGCTTCCAGCTTCTTGTACACATATGATGAACATTATACAAGTACACAACTTGGATTGGATTTGGCACTATTCAATTCAACCACCAAGGTCATTGTTTACTTGGATGCTTGCTGGGCATCAACAATGTACGGCCAAAAGTCATCACCCCACGATTTCGTTCAATCAGTATTAGAATCCTATAATGAAGCACAGAATAAGAAATCCACCCCGAAGAGTTTTGGGGCGAATATTGCTTTTATGGTTGCCGCAGGTCATGAGACAGCCCATGTGGACGGCTATTACAGTAGTTATACTCATCAGATTGTAAACTCAGTCCAATATGAAAACACCGACTTCAACAGCAACGGAGAGTTTGAATTTTCAGAAATTCAACAGTATGCTGTGGCAAACCTTTCCAATCAAACGCCGATGTCATATAATGATGCCTTGTTACAGAGTGTTCCTGTGCGTTCAGTTACAATGTCAGGATCAACACTTGCAGTATCGCCATCTACCCATGCAGTACCATATTCAGGTGGTACCACTCCAGCGTTTGATGTAATAACCACAGCCTCGTGGGATGCGGCCTCAAACCAGAGTTGGGCAACCGTCAACAATGGGGCCAGCACGGGCGGCGGGTCGTTTTCGGTGACCTGCACGGCCAATGACACTGGAAATCCGCGCTCGGCGACCATCACGGTGACGGGCACGGGCACTAACCCTTCGTCAGTCCAGGTCACAGTAACTCAGTTGCCAATACCTTCATCTCCGTCTCTTAATGTGACCCCATCAACACAGGCAGTACCCGCTGATGGCGGCACGACATCAGCATTCAATGTCACGACCAGTGCGGTGTGGAGCGCGGCCTCAAACCAGAGTTGGGCGACCGTCAACGATGGGTCCAGCACAGGCGGCAACAGCTCGTTTACGGTGACCTGTACGTTCAATGACACGGGAAATCCGCGCACGGCGACCATCACCGTCACGGGCACGGACACGTCGCCGGCCTCTGTACAGGTCACAATAACTCAAACTCAGTTGCCAAGTGGGGGACTTGAAGGTGATGTTGCCCCGCGGCCCGATGGCGACAACCTTTTCAAAGCGACTGATTCAACACAAGCGGGCCGCTTTGTTGTGGGGCTTGATGTTCCCGCCACAGGGAGCGAATTTCAGCGGGCAGATTGTGCGCCAAGAGCTACGAGCGGTGACGGCATGCTGGCGGCATCGGATTGGGTTCAGGTGCGAAGATTCGTGGTGGGACTGGATGTTACGGCCAGCGTGGGCGGGCCAACCGAACCTGCGGCAAAATCAGATATGATTGACGATTTGGGCTCCGAATGGATTAAAGTTGCGAGTGACCGACAGATATCCATACCCACCGTGATCATTCCCAACGGGCAACAGGACTCCATTTCGGTGGTTCTCGATGCCCAGGGCGATGAAAACGCCGTGTCATTCAGTCTCCGCTTTGACACTACCAAACTAACTTATGTCTCGGTTACGAAGGGTTCTGATGTTCCGGCGGATGGAACATTGACAATAAACGACTCCCAAGCGGCTAATGGCAGACTGGGCATATTGCTTGGGCTGAACACGGGGGGTGTTTTTGCCGCAGGACAACGTGAATTGGTCCAGGTGACCTTTGCCGCAGCGACCGGCGCCACAACGAATCAGACAACTATTTCGTTTGCAAATCAGCCCGCCGCCGAGTCAATCAGTGATGCCAACGCCAATGACTTGACGGCAGATTATGTAGACGGAATGGTTACGATTTCAGGGCCCGCAACCACGCGGGAAGTACAAGTTGTCAACACTGCCATCCAAAGCAACGCCAGCGGGACCGTTTCCATTGAACTGGTTGCGGAAGGCGATGAAAACGCGGTTTCCTTTAGTCTGCAATTCGATACTGCAAGACTCACATATGTGTCGGCGGCAAAAGGGGCCGATGTGCCCGCTGACGGCACTTTCACTGTAAATGACTCTCTGGCCGCTCAGGGAAAACTTGGATTCTTAATTGGTCTAAACACGGGGGCCACTTTCGCCCCAGGATCCCGCGAGATTGTCAAGGTCACGTTTAGCGCAGCATCAGTGAGTACATCCACAACCACGCCACTCAGCTTCGGAAACAATCCGGCGGTCAGGTCCGTGAGTGATGTGAGCGCGATCGACTTGCTGGCTGGTTTCGTAAATGGCACGGTGACGGTGAACCCGGTTACACAACCATCCTTGGATGTCACCCCCACCAGCCGAAGCGTTGGCGCGACAGCGGGCTCCACGACTTTCACGGTTGCCACAACGGCGGCGTGGACGGCGTCCTCGAACCAGGGCTGGGCGACGGTAACCCCGACCTCCGGCACGGGCAGCCAGACACTGACTGTCAACTACACCGCGAACACCGGGGCGCAGCGCACGGCGACCATCACCGTGACCGGGACGGGCACCAACCCCGCCTCGAAGCAGGTGACCGTGGTCCAGGCGGCACCGTCGTCGGGCACCGGATCGATAAAGGTTTCCATAGAACCTTCTGCGGCGCGCAGCGGTGGGGCCCGCTGGCGTGTGGATGGGGGCTCTTCTACATTCTACAGCGGCGAGACTAGAGGTGGATATGCCGTAGGAACCCACACTGTGTCATTCACAGATGTGCTGGGGTATATTACTCCTGCCACCCGCGATGTGACGGTCAACAAAGACCAGACAACGGCCATTTTGGTCGAGTATATCCCGAAGACAGTTACTGTGCCCAATGTGGTGGGAAAAACCCAGTCAGCTGCGCAGACGGCCATCACCAGTGCCGGGCTCACAGTTGGCACCGTGACCCAGGAGTACCATGCAACGGTGGCGTCTGGTCTTGTCATCAGTCAGAATCCGGCTGCAAACTCCAGCGTTGCAACTGGTTCGACCGTTTCTCTCGTGGTGTCCAAGGGACCGCAACCGGACCTGACGGTGACCCCCACACAGCGAAGTGTCAACGCCTCCGCAGGCTCCACGACTTTCACAATTGCCACGACGGCGGCGTGGACGGCGGCCTCGAACCAGGGCTGGGCGACGGTAACNNNNNNNNNNNNNNNNNNNNNNNNNNNNNNNNNNNNNNNNNNNNNNNNNNNNNNNNNNNNNNNNNNNNNNNNNNNNNNNNNNNNNNNNNNNNNNNNNNNNCGCGACAGCGGGCTCCACGACTTTCACGGTTGCCACAACGGCGGCGTGGACGGCGGCCTCGAACCAGGGCTGGGCGACGGTAACCCCGGTCTCCGGGACGGGCGACAAGACACTGACTGTCAACTACACCGCGAACACCGGGGCACAGCGCACGGCGACCATCACCGTGACCGGCACGGGTACTAATCCCGCCACGAAACAGGTGACCGTGGTTCAGGCACCCCCGCCGCCCGCCTTGGATGTCACACCCGCCAGCCGAAGCGTTGGCGCGACAGCGGGCTCCACGACTTTCACGGTTGCCACGACGGCGGCGTGGACGGCGGCCTCGAACCAGGGCTGGGCGACGGTAACCCCGGTCTCCGGGACGGGCGACAAGACACTGACTGTCAACTACACCGCGAACACCGGGGCACAGCGCACGGCGACCATCACCGTGACCGGCACGGGTACTAATCCCGCCACGAAACAGGTGACCGTGGTTCAGGCACCCCCGCCGCCCGCCTTGGATGTCACACCCGCCAGCCGAAGCGTTGGCGCGACAGCGGGCTCCACGACTTTCACGGTTGCCACGACGGCGGCGTGGACGGCGGCCTCGAACCAGGGCTGGGCGACGGTAACCCCGGTCTCCGGGACGGGCGACAAGACACTGACTGTCAACTACACCGCGAACACCGGGGCACAGCGCACGGCGACCATCACCGTGACCGGCACGGGGACAAGCCCCGCATCGAAGCAGGTGACCGTGGTTCAGGAGGCGTCACAAGGCACCGGGGCTATTAAAGTTTCCATCGATCCATCTGCGGCGCGAAGTGCCGGGGCGCGTTGGCGCGTGGACGGGGGAAGCTGGAGGTACAGCGGCGAAACCAGGGACGGGTATGCCGTGGGCACACACATTGTATCTTTCAGTGATGTGGCAGGGTGGGACAAACCGGCAAACCGCGAAGTGACTGTCACTAGCGACCAGATAATGACTATCTTGGTTGAATACACCCCCAAACCGATTGTCGCGCCCAATGTGGTGGGGCAAACTCAGTCGGCGGCGCAAACGACCATCAGCGGCATCGGATTGACTGTGGGCATCGTAACTCAGGAATACCACAACACAATCGCCTATGGTCGCGTCATCAGCCAGAACCCTGTGCCGGGTACAGAGGTATCGCGCGGCTCGGCAGTGAATCTCGTAATAAGCAGGGGGCCGTCCACGCATGTGCCCAATGTCGAGGGGATGACGCGGACTGCGGCCGAAGCGGCGATAACCGCCTCCGGATTGACGCTCGGTTCGGTCAACGAGGAAAACAGCAATACAGTGCCCAACGGGGTCATTCTTGCCCAGTCGCCGGCAGCGTGGACGGAAGTAAGCCTTAACACCCTGGTTTCCCTGGTGGTGTCCAAGGGTCCGCGACCCTCGGTGATTGCGGACACCCGCACACAATTGGCCGTGATGTTCGGGGCGGCGGACACCAACAACGATGGGCGCCTAAGCTACTCGGAAGCACTGGCCGCTTATGAGGGGCTGACAGAAATCATCTTTGATGTGCTGGACCTGAACGGTGACGGGTTGCTGGACAAGGAGGAACTGGGCATGTTGGATTCCGAATCCTGCGCCGGTTGCAACTGTGTCAAGGCCGACTTCACCGTTGATGGATTGAAGAAACGTCTGGGAGACTTCTTTGTGGCCGGTCTTGGTCTTGGCCTTCTGGCATTGATGGGCCGCAGGCGTACCCTGTAGCGGGTCCGCATCACGGCATGTGACCCCCGCCGCCGAGGGATTCCATTCCGGCGGCGGGGTTTCTCCTGCCACCGTTCAATCCGGTGGAGTCCTTTGGTTGGGCTAGTGGCGTGGTGGGGAGACCACGCCACAACAGGTTAACATATGGTAATAGCATGTTTATTATGGTCAAACTCCACGAAAGGGAGAAATATGTTAACTGAAAGGCATACTGCACTTTTATTTGCCGCTTCGCTTTTACTTTTGTCTGTTCCCGCGCAAGCGGACATGTCGGGATTGGCGCCGCTTTCGTTTCCATTTCCATTTTTTTCCAGAATTGAGATGCGGGATGCCAGCGTTAATATTGTCGTCAATGTCCCGGACTTGAATCAGGATGTTCCACTAACCATAAACGTTGAGGCAACGTTCCATATGAAAGATGCCACACACTACATGAAACACAGTAATA
The Candidatus Hydrogenedentota bacterium genome window above contains:
- a CDS encoding PASTA domain-containing protein; translation: MTSFTGTTESGVSNTLYFQTNLPDPSTGTRHALLVGIDNYSPVVPLETLYSCVNDIHGIKDTLLLGDPAGRWPSANIQELTNTNATASNIRHYFQQLSAQAGPDDIVLYAHSSHGASSFLYTYDEHYTSTQLGLDLALFNSTTKVIVYLDACWASTMYGQKSSPHDFVQSVLESYNEAQNKKSTPKSFGANIAFMVAAGHETAHVDGYYSSYTHQIVNSVQYENTDFNSNGEFEFSEIQQYAVANLSNQTPMSYNDALLQSVPVRSVTMSGSTLAVSPSTHAVPYSGGTTPAFDVITTASWDAASNQSWATVNNGASTGGGSFSVTCTANDTGNPRSATITVTGTGTNPSSVQVTVTQLPIPSSPSLNVTPSTQAVPADGGTTSAFNVTTSAVWSAASNQSWATVNDGSSTGGNSSFTVTCTFNDTGNPRTATITVTGTDTSPASVQVTITQTQLPSGGLEGDVAPRPDGDNLFKATDSTQAGRFVVGLDVPATGSEFQRADCAPRATSGDGMLAASDWVQVRRFVVGLDVTASVGGPTEPAAKSDMIDDLGSEWIKVASDRQISIPTVIIPNGQQDSISVVLDAQGDENAVSFSLRFDTTKLTYVSVTKGSDVPADGTLTINDSQAANGRLGILLGLNTGGVFAAGQRELVQVTFAAATGATTNQTTISFANQPAAESISDANANDLTADYVDGMVTISGPATTREVQVVNTAIQSNASGTVSIELVAEGDENAVSFSLQFDTARLTYVSAAKGADVPADGTFTVNDSLAAQGKLGFLIGLNTGATFAPGSREIVKVTFSAASVSTSTTTPLSFGNNPAVRSVSDVSAIDLLAGFVNGTVTVNPVTQPSLDVTPTSRSVGATAGSTTFTVATTAAWTASSNQGWATVTPTSGTGSQTLTVNYTANTGAQRTATITVTGTGTNPASKQVTVVQAAPSSGTGSIKVSIEPSAARSGGARWRVDGGSSTFYSGETRGGYAVGTHTVSFTDVLGYITPATRDVTVNKDQTTAILVEYIPKTVTVPNVVGKTQSAAQTAITSAGLTVGTVTQEYHATVASGLVISQNPAANSSVATGSTVSLVVSKGPQPDLTVTPTQRSVNASAGSTTFTIATTAAWTAASNQGWATVT
- a CDS encoding PASTA domain-containing protein — translated: ATAGSTTFTVATTAAWTAASNQGWATVTPVSGTGDKTLTVNYTANTGAQRTATITVTGTGTNPATKQVTVVQAPPPPALDVTPASRSVGATAGSTTFTVATTAAWTAASNQGWATVTPVSGTGDKTLTVNYTANTGAQRTATITVTGTGTNPATKQVTVVQAPPPPALDVTPASRSVGATAGSTTFTVATTAAWTAASNQGWATVTPVSGTGDKTLTVNYTANTGAQRTATITVTGTGTSPASKQVTVVQEASQGTGAIKVSIDPSAARSAGARWRVDGGSWRYSGETRDGYAVGTHIVSFSDVAGWDKPANREVTVTSDQIMTILVEYTPKPIVAPNVVGQTQSAAQTTISGIGLTVGIVTQEYHNTIAYGRVISQNPVPGTEVSRGSAVNLVISRGPSTHVPNVEGMTRTAAEAAITASGLTLGSVNEENSNTVPNGVILAQSPAAWTEVSLNTLVSLVVSKGPRPSVIADTRTQLAVMFGAADTNNDGRLSYSEALAAYEGLTEIIFDVLDLNGDGLLDKEELGMLDSESCAGCNCVKADFTVDGLKKRLGDFFVAGLGLGLLALMGRRRTL
- a CDS encoding IPT/TIG domain-containing protein, which codes for MISSFNMSAPRHGKLGLVFLLALGTVFSAVAASPSITSITPNPLTYSSTSDTITLNGSNFVSGCTVTLKDITNGGTFAKSVTYVSSSQIKVTANFTNNTATWSAQVTSPTASNTVQFQVKAAVTAPTITSITPNPLTYSSTSDTI